CACGGTGGACGTCGTGATGGCCGGGGCGGTCAGCCGCCCGCATGACCCCGCCGCACCGCGTTCGCCGCATCATGGGCAAGGCGGGTGGTCAGCGGCAGGCGCCGCCCCTCGCTGAGCCGCAACACCCATGCCACCGCCGTGTCGAGCGATACGCGGTGGCCGGTGCCGATATAGACGGGCAGCGATCGGACGCGCGTCCGCACCGCCATCGCCACCACCTCGTCACAGTCGATCAGGGGCGCGGTGGCGCCGGGCTCCGCGCCCAGTTCCCCCTCGATGCGCCCGCACAGGATCGACTTGGCGACGCCCACCGTCGGCACGTCCAGCAGCACGCCGAGATGCGTGGCGATGCCGCAGCGGCGCGGATGGGCCCGGCCATGGCCATCGACGAACAGGATCGCGGGTTTCTCCGGCAGCCTTTCCCAAGCCGCGACCAACGCCGGCGCCTCGCGAAAGCCGAGATAGCCCGGCACATAGGCGAAGGGCGGAATGTCGGTGATCGTCGCGGCCGGCAGCGGCGTGCGGTCCGGCCAGGACAACGGCGCGATCGCGGCGTGGATCGGCCCCCGGGAATCGCGCCATTTCATCGAGGTGTCCGCTCCCGCCACCATCCGCACCGGGCCGATCCGATCCCGCACTTCGCAGGCCTCGGCGATCTCGCGCTGGGCGACGGCGGCGTCCGCCAGGGCCGCAGGATGGAGCCAGCGCTGCCGGCGTGCCGGATCGGCGCTCATGCTTGCGTCGCCCCGCCAGTCGCCATAGCAGCAGTCTTTGGCGCGCAGGTTTGCGCGGAGGGAGAAATGCGATCTCGAGCCGGCCCATCACGCTTGTCATCGGCGGCGACAATCCCGTCCGCTTCTGGGGCCTGACCAATGCCGAGCGCATCCGGCGCCTCGCCACCGCCGCCGGCGTCCTCACCGATCGGGCGCCCGTGACCGGTGACGCGATCCTGTGGGCCGATACCGCCTTCGCCTTCGATCCTGCCTGGTTCGCCCATATCGTGAAAAATCCCGCGACGATGCTGGTCTCCGGCGGCCGCACGGTGCTGGTGCATCTGCCGGCAGGGTCCGATCCGGCGACAACGCCCGGCGACCGCAAAGGCCTCACCGTCATCGATTACGACCAGCGGCCGATCCTCTACAACCATCGCCTCCGCAAGCGCGAATGCCCGTTCGTCGAGCCGCTGACCGCCGACACCGCCGAGGAGACCGAGCGGAGGAGCTATTATGGCGCCTATAAGGGCGTCACCGACATCCTCACCAAATATCTCTGGCCGGAGATCGCGCTGGGGCTGACCCGCCTCGCCGCCCGCCTCCGCCTGACCCCCAACATGGTCAGTTTCATCGGCATCGCAC
This genomic window from Sphingomonas abietis contains:
- a CDS encoding endonuclease V — translated: MSADPARRQRWLHPAALADAAVAQREIAEACEVRDRIGPVRMVAGADTSMKWRDSRGPIHAAIAPLSWPDRTPLPAATITDIPPFAYVPGYLGFREAPALVAAWERLPEKPAILFVDGHGRAHPRRCGIATHLGVLLDVPTVGVAKSILCGRIEGELGAEPGATAPLIDCDEVVAMAVRTRVRSLPVYIGTGHRVSLDTAVAWVLRLSEGRRLPLTTRLAHDAANAVRRGHAGG
- a CDS encoding CDP-alcohol phosphatidyltransferase family protein, whose amino-acid sequence is MRGGRNAISSRPITLVIGGDNPVRFWGLTNAERIRRLATAAGVLTDRAPVTGDAILWADTAFAFDPAWFAHIVKNPATMLVSGGRTVLVHLPAGSDPATTPGDRKGLTVIDYDQRPILYNHRLRKRECPFVEPLTADTAEETERRSYYGAYKGVTDILTKYLWPEIALGLTRLAARLRLTPNMVSFIGIALCIAATFLFAGGCYWTGLACGFLFMILDTVDGKLARCTVTSSWWGNIIDHGVDIVHPPFWWFAWGWGTAATAHPLDGRPFAIVLGMILGSYALQRLIEGVFMRRFGMHIHVWRKFDTDFRLITARRNPNMVILFVSLAAGRPDLGLVAVAWWAVASLLVHALQFVQAYAWRARHGALTSWMEQAA